A part of Kitasatospora acidiphila genomic DNA contains:
- a CDS encoding alanine racemase: MTSRTADRARYDRATAHLEAPLAIVDLAAFDANAADLVRRAGGKPVRVASKSVRCRALLDRVLAMDGFAGVMSFTLAESIWLARSGATDVLLAYPSTDRAGFAELTGDPELAARITVLVDDPAQLQLIDAARTGSERVRVCLELDTSLRLLGGRVRVGSRRSPLHSPEQVAALAELVQRRPGFTVVGLMAYEGHIAGVGDQIAGRPVRSRLVRLMQAKAGAELTDRRAAVVRAVRRVAELEFVNGGGTGSVQRTAAEAAVTEVAAGSGLYVPRLFDNYRSFRGRPAALFAQPVVRRPGVGVVTVLGGGYPASGPAGPDRLPEPYLPAGLRYDPQEAAGEVQTPLLGPAADDLLVGDRVWFRHAKAGELCERFAELHLVDGDRVVATVPTYRGEGRTFL; encoded by the coding sequence GTGACCTCGCGCACCGCTGACCGGGCGCGCTACGACCGTGCCACCGCGCATCTGGAAGCGCCGCTGGCCATCGTCGACCTGGCCGCCTTCGACGCCAACGCCGCCGACCTGGTCCGCCGGGCCGGCGGCAAGCCGGTCCGGGTGGCCAGCAAGTCGGTGCGCTGCCGGGCGCTGCTGGACCGGGTGTTGGCGATGGACGGCTTCGCCGGGGTGATGAGCTTTACGCTGGCCGAGTCGATCTGGCTGGCCCGCAGCGGCGCCACCGATGTGCTGCTGGCCTACCCGTCGACCGACCGCGCCGGCTTCGCCGAGCTCACCGGCGACCCCGAACTGGCCGCCCGGATCACCGTGTTGGTGGACGACCCGGCGCAGCTGCAGCTGATCGACGCGGCTCGGACCGGTAGCGAGCGGGTGCGGGTCTGCCTGGAGCTGGACACCTCGCTGCGGCTGCTCGGCGGTCGGGTGCGGGTGGGCTCCCGCCGCTCCCCGCTGCACTCCCCCGAGCAGGTCGCGGCGCTGGCCGAGCTGGTGCAGCGCCGGCCGGGCTTCACCGTGGTCGGCCTGATGGCCTACGAAGGCCACATCGCCGGTGTGGGCGACCAGATCGCGGGCCGGCCGGTGAGATCACGACTGGTGCGGCTGATGCAGGCCAAGGCCGGCGCCGAGCTGACCGACCGGCGGGCCGCCGTGGTGCGCGCGGTGCGGCGGGTGGCGGAGCTGGAGTTCGTCAACGGCGGCGGCACCGGGAGCGTGCAGCGGACGGCGGCGGAGGCTGCGGTCACCGAGGTGGCGGCCGGCTCGGGGCTCTATGTGCCGCGGCTGTTCGACAACTACCGCTCGTTCCGGGGCCGGCCGGCCGCGCTGTTCGCCCAGCCGGTGGTGCGGCGGCCGGGGGTCGGGGTGGTCACGGTGCTGGGCGGCGGCTACCCCGCCTCGGGGCCGGCGGGCCCGGACCGGCTGCCCGAGCCCTATCTGCCGGCCGGCTTGCGCTACGACCCGCAGGAGGCCGCCGGCGAGGTGCAGACGCCGCTGCTCGGCCCGGCCGCCGACGACCTGCTGGTCGGCGACCGGGTCTGGTTCCGGCACGCGAAGGCCGGCGAGCTGTGCGAGCGGTTCGCCGAGCTGCACCTGGTGGACGGCGACCGGGTGGTGGCCACGGTGCCGACCTACCGGGGTGAGGGGCGGACCTTCCTCTGA
- a CDS encoding 5'-3' exonuclease, with the protein MLLDSASLYFRAYFGVPESMKSPDGVPVNAVRGLLDFITRLVQDHRPDQLVACMDADWRPQWRVDLIPSYKTHRVAPEGEPGEEEVPDTLAPQVPIIEQVLDALGIARVGVPGYEADDVIGTLATRADGPVQIVTGDRDLFQLVDDGRCVQVLYPLKGVGSPQVTTDELLREKYGVTGAQYADLAVLRGDPSDGLPGVKGIGEKTATQLIADFGDLAAIRAAATDPRAKLTPARRKNLIEAGAYLDVAPAVVRVATDVPLPAFDPALPAEPLDPMALEELATRWGLGTSLTRLLETLARTPA; encoded by the coding sequence ATGCTCCTCGACTCCGCCAGCCTCTACTTCCGGGCGTACTTCGGTGTGCCCGAGTCCATGAAGTCCCCGGACGGCGTTCCGGTGAACGCCGTCCGGGGACTGCTGGACTTCATCACCCGGCTGGTCCAGGACCACCGCCCCGACCAGCTGGTCGCCTGCATGGACGCCGACTGGCGCCCGCAGTGGCGGGTCGACCTGATCCCCAGCTACAAGACCCACCGGGTGGCCCCCGAGGGCGAGCCGGGTGAGGAGGAGGTGCCGGACACCCTCGCGCCGCAGGTGCCCATCATCGAGCAGGTACTGGACGCCCTGGGCATCGCCCGTGTCGGCGTGCCCGGTTACGAGGCCGACGATGTGATCGGCACCCTGGCCACCCGTGCCGACGGTCCGGTGCAGATCGTCACCGGCGACCGCGACCTGTTCCAGCTGGTCGACGACGGCCGCTGCGTCCAGGTGCTCTACCCCCTCAAGGGCGTCGGCTCGCCGCAGGTCACCACCGATGAGCTGCTGCGGGAGAAGTACGGCGTCACCGGCGCCCAGTACGCCGACCTCGCCGTGCTGCGCGGCGATCCGAGCGACGGCCTGCCGGGTGTGAAGGGCATCGGCGAGAAGACCGCCACCCAACTGATCGCCGACTTCGGCGATTTGGCCGCCATCCGGGCCGCCGCCACCGACCCGCGCGCCAAGCTCACCCCGGCCCGTCGCAAGAACCTGATCGAGGCCGGCGCCTACCTCGACGTCGCCCCGGCGGTGGTGCGGGTCGCCACCGACGTGCCGCTCCCCGCGTTCGACCCCGCCCTCCCCGCCGAGCCGCTGGACCCGATGGCCCTGGAGGAGCTCGCCACTCGCTGGGGCCTCGGCACCTCCCTCACCCGCCTGCTGGAAACCCTGGCCCGTACCCCGGCCTGA
- a CDS encoding sphingomyelin phosphodiesterase — MTLRRTATALAATAAMTALLGGTAQSASAATPAGGSTLSVFAWNVDLGTSVVDWSQNEQASTRTPVVESIIRQHNDDVVILDELFNDSSISDINSKLADLYPYRTPVVGGTCSGGDWNGTSGNCSSSPFVINGGTMILSKYPITAQYQHVFSNSTYGTWDYHADKGAALVQVDKGGVKTWVAGTHLQADESDTSTDTTQATRLAQLGEIRSWVNGIVGSSAPVLFGGDLNVEYYHGQSRGDYANAQSAVGGVLGTPALDPSQSLTTMDCTVSAWCQYMAGIETFPVDYRDDLDYLGYLNAAGRPTPVALPQVKADFDPQAGWTAGQLDTNSPSDHYPVEATFQLG; from the coding sequence ATGACCCTGCGCCGCACCGCCACCGCGCTCGCCGCCACCGCCGCCATGACCGCCCTGCTCGGCGGCACCGCCCAGTCCGCTTCCGCCGCCACCCCCGCCGGCGGGAGCACCCTCTCCGTCTTCGCGTGGAACGTCGACCTGGGCACCTCCGTGGTCGACTGGAGCCAGAACGAGCAGGCCTCGACCCGCACCCCGGTGGTCGAGTCGATCATCCGCCAGCACAACGACGACGTGGTGATCCTGGACGAGCTGTTCAACGACTCCTCGATCAGCGACATCAACAGCAAGCTGGCCGACCTCTACCCGTACCGGACCCCGGTGGTCGGCGGCACCTGCTCCGGCGGTGACTGGAACGGCACCAGCGGCAACTGCTCCAGCTCTCCGTTCGTGATCAACGGCGGGACGATGATCCTCTCCAAGTACCCGATCACCGCCCAGTACCAGCACGTCTTCTCGAACTCGACCTACGGCACCTGGGACTACCACGCCGACAAGGGCGCCGCCCTGGTCCAGGTCGACAAGGGCGGCGTGAAGACCTGGGTGGCCGGCACCCACCTGCAGGCCGACGAGTCGGACACCTCCACCGACACCACCCAGGCCACCCGGCTCGCCCAGCTGGGCGAGATCCGCTCCTGGGTGAACGGGATCGTCGGCAGCAGCGCCCCGGTGCTGTTCGGCGGCGACCTGAACGTGGAGTACTACCACGGCCAGTCGCGCGGCGACTACGCCAACGCCCAGAGCGCGGTGGGCGGTGTGCTGGGCACCCCGGCACTGGACCCGAGCCAGAGCCTGACCACCATGGACTGCACCGTCTCGGCCTGGTGCCAGTACATGGCGGGCATCGAGACCTTCCCGGTCGACTACCGCGACGACCTGGACTACCTCGGCTACCTGAACGCCGCGGGCCGCCCGACCCCGGTGGCGCTGCCGCAGGTCAAGGCCGACTTCGACCCGCAGGCCGGCTGGACCGCCGGCCAGCTGGACACCAACTCGCCCAGCGACCACTACCCGGTCGAGGCGACCTTCCAGCTCGGCTGA
- a CDS encoding WD40/YVTN/BNR-like repeat-containing protein encodes MTEVLLAVGTQKGLFLARSYGRRDWAFTGPHFPMNAVYAIGIDRRGGRTRVLVGADSNHWGPSVWRSDDLGASWNEPERPAVKFPEHTGASLVRLWQLQPAGPEAPGVVYAGTEPAALFRSTDHGETFSLVEPLWTHPQREQWGEGFGGQGLHTILTDPRDPDALTVAISSGGVYRSTDGGAGWAPSNTGIRTSFLPEEYPEFGQCVHKIAPDPTDPDKLLLQNHGGVFRSDDAGANWRPMESGLPAVFGFAVAAHPHRAGTAYLAPLEADYMRMPPGKRCRIYRTEDGGGNWHPLAQGLPDDDHYGVVLRDALRCDDADPAGVYFGNRNGELYASADEGDSWHLLASHLPDILCVRAAVVG; translated from the coding sequence ATGACCGAGGTACTGCTCGCGGTGGGCACCCAGAAGGGCCTGTTCCTGGCCCGCAGTTACGGCCGGCGCGATTGGGCGTTCACCGGCCCGCACTTTCCGATGAACGCGGTCTACGCGATCGGCATCGACCGGCGCGGCGGCCGGACCAGGGTGCTGGTCGGCGCCGACAGCAACCACTGGGGCCCGTCGGTGTGGCGCTCGGACGACCTGGGCGCCAGCTGGAACGAGCCGGAACGGCCGGCGGTGAAGTTCCCCGAGCACACCGGTGCCTCGCTGGTGCGGCTCTGGCAGCTGCAGCCGGCCGGCCCGGAGGCGCCGGGCGTGGTCTACGCCGGGACCGAGCCGGCCGCGCTGTTCCGCTCCACCGACCACGGCGAGACCTTCAGCCTGGTGGAACCGCTCTGGACGCACCCGCAGCGCGAGCAGTGGGGCGAGGGCTTCGGCGGACAGGGCCTGCACACGATCCTGACGGACCCCCGGGACCCGGACGCGCTGACCGTGGCGATCTCCTCCGGCGGCGTCTACCGCTCCACCGACGGCGGGGCGGGCTGGGCGCCGTCCAACACCGGGATCAGGACGAGCTTCCTGCCCGAGGAGTACCCGGAGTTCGGGCAGTGCGTGCACAAGATCGCCCCGGACCCGACCGACCCGGACAAGCTGCTGCTGCAGAACCACGGCGGGGTGTTCCGCAGCGACGACGCGGGGGCCAACTGGCGGCCGATGGAGAGCGGCCTGCCCGCGGTGTTCGGCTTCGCGGTGGCCGCCCACCCGCACCGGGCCGGCACCGCCTACCTGGCCCCGCTGGAGGCCGACTACATGCGGATGCCGCCCGGCAAGCGCTGCCGGATCTACCGCACCGAGGACGGCGGCGGCAACTGGCACCCGCTCGCCCAGGGGCTGCCGGACGACGACCACTACGGCGTGGTGCTGCGGGACGCGCTGCGCTGCGACGACGCCGACCCGGCCGGGGTGTACTTCGGCAACCGCAACGGCGAGTTGTACGCCAGCGCCGACGAGGGCGACAGCTGGCACCTGCTCGCCTCGCACCTGCCCGACATCCTCTGCGTCCGGGCGGCCGTGGTCGGCTGA
- a CDS encoding SH3 domain-containing protein: MRRPNTDQSRMKAAAQQGEPTAAPRAGPFTATHVVPDEGLPVWQVPDGRTAQVDSLAAGLPVRVAELRPDGWAQVAGADGRQGWVDGRRLVALQPAEPAEPAQPAEPAQPPPRTHPPPDAEVDPEMAATMAALNRAVAVYEGLLADLRAERIDFATFRRRAAPAGVVEVDGVVWILDLENGQWVVYDGMRLFPTNLIPQGPANRGLGARRPWTPCS; encoded by the coding sequence ATGCGTAGGCCGAATACCGACCAGTCCAGGATGAAGGCGGCGGCCCAGCAGGGCGAGCCGACGGCCGCCCCTCGCGCCGGTCCGTTCACCGCGACCCACGTCGTCCCTGACGAAGGCCTGCCGGTCTGGCAGGTCCCGGACGGCCGTACCGCGCAGGTGGACAGCCTGGCGGCCGGCCTGCCGGTGCGGGTCGCCGAGCTGCGGCCCGACGGCTGGGCCCAGGTGGCGGGTGCCGACGGCCGGCAGGGCTGGGTGGACGGCCGCCGCCTGGTCGCTCTCCAGCCCGCCGAACCCGCCGAGCCCGCGCAGCCCGCCGAGCCGGCGCAGCCGCCGCCGCGGACCCACCCGCCGCCCGATGCGGAGGTCGACCCCGAGATGGCGGCCACGATGGCCGCGCTGAACCGGGCGGTCGCCGTCTACGAGGGCCTGCTGGCGGACCTGCGGGCCGAGCGGATCGACTTCGCGACCTTCCGCCGCCGGGCCGCGCCGGCCGGCGTGGTGGAGGTCGACGGCGTGGTGTGGATCCTCGACCTGGAGAACGGCCAGTGGGTGGTCTACGACGGTATGCGACTGTTCCCGACCAACCTCATTCCGCAGGGGCCGGCCAACCGGGGACTGGGGGCTAGACGACCATGGACCCCTTGCAGCTGA
- a CDS encoding DEAD/DEAH box helicase has protein sequence MDHQHNTRDPRSSALSAEEMSPAEAYSAARRRAQEQASALYGFQELYDFPLDPFQIEACEALEAGSGVLVAAPTGSGKTIVGEFAVHLALQSGRKCFYTTPIKALSNQKYADLVKRYGAAKVGLLTGDNSVNGDAPVVVMTTEVLRNMLYAGSQALDGLGYVVMDEVHYLADRFRGAVWEEVIIHLPESVTLVSLSATVSNAEEFGDWLDTVRGGTKVIVSEHRPVPLWQHVMAGNRMYDLFSNPDVDGRPKGNQKNPAKAVNPELVRLARSEGDRNPRFAGRGRGRTMPNGRPNRIWTPGRVDVIDRLDAEGLLPAITFIFSRAGCEAAVQQVLGSGLRLNSEQERRQVRTIVEERCAAIPDEDLHVLGYFEWLDALERGVAAHHAGMLPRFKEVVEELFLQGLVKAVFATETLALGINMPARSVVLEKLVKWNGESHADITPGEYTQLTGRAGRRGIDVEGHAVVLWQRGINPEALAGLAGTRTYPLRSSFKPSYNMAVNLVAQFGRHRSRELLETSFAQFQADRSVVGIARQVQRNEEGLAGYEEAMTCHLGDFDEYMSLRRQLKDRENELAREGSSQRRAAAVESVEALKPGDVIHVPTGRFAGLALVLDPGLPPVTRSRAGLRGPRTHPDYDDGPRPVVLTAERQVKRLAMIDFPHPVVAIERLRIPKSFNPRSPQSRRDLASTLRTKAGHLEPERFRKGRAAAADDPEISRLRTELRAHPCHGCNEREDHARWAERYHRLHRDTEVLERKMRSRTHTIARTFDRVCALLTDLGYLSGDTVTADGKRLGRLYGELDLLASECIREGVWKGLAAAELAACASALVYESRQADDAGAPRVPEGNAKEALGRMVRIWGHLDALEEQHRINTAEGVGQREPDLGFAWAAYRWALGHSLDQVLRDAEMPAGDFVRWTKQLIDVLGQIQDAAGEDVELRATARKAVDGLRRGIIAYSSVG, from the coding sequence ATGGACCATCAGCACAACACCCGTGACCCCAGGAGCAGCGCCCTGTCCGCCGAAGAGATGAGCCCCGCCGAGGCCTACTCGGCCGCCCGCCGCCGCGCACAGGAGCAGGCCAGTGCGCTGTACGGCTTCCAGGAGCTCTACGACTTCCCGCTCGACCCCTTCCAGATAGAAGCCTGCGAGGCGCTGGAAGCGGGATCCGGCGTGCTGGTCGCGGCTCCCACCGGCTCCGGCAAGACCATCGTCGGCGAGTTCGCCGTCCACCTGGCCCTGCAGAGCGGCCGCAAGTGCTTCTACACCACGCCGATCAAGGCGCTGTCCAACCAGAAGTACGCCGACCTGGTCAAGCGCTACGGCGCCGCCAAGGTCGGCCTGCTCACCGGTGACAACAGCGTCAACGGGGACGCGCCCGTGGTCGTGATGACCACCGAGGTGCTGCGCAACATGCTCTACGCCGGTTCGCAGGCCCTGGACGGCCTCGGCTACGTGGTGATGGACGAGGTCCACTACCTCGCCGACCGGTTCCGCGGCGCCGTCTGGGAGGAGGTGATCATCCACCTCCCGGAGTCGGTCACGCTGGTCTCGCTCTCGGCCACCGTCTCCAACGCCGAGGAGTTCGGCGACTGGCTGGACACCGTGCGCGGCGGCACCAAGGTGATCGTCTCCGAGCACCGCCCGGTGCCGCTCTGGCAGCACGTGATGGCCGGCAACCGGATGTACGACCTGTTCTCCAACCCGGACGTGGACGGCCGGCCCAAGGGCAACCAGAAGAACCCGGCCAAGGCCGTCAACCCCGAGCTGGTCCGGCTGGCCCGCTCCGAGGGCGACCGCAACCCCCGGTTCGCCGGGCGCGGCCGCGGCCGCACGATGCCGAACGGCCGCCCCAACCGGATCTGGACCCCGGGCCGGGTGGACGTGATCGACCGGCTGGACGCCGAGGGCCTGCTGCCCGCCATCACCTTCATCTTCAGCCGGGCCGGCTGCGAGGCCGCCGTGCAGCAGGTGCTCGGTTCCGGCCTGCGGCTCAACAGCGAGCAGGAGCGCCGCCAGGTGCGCACCATCGTCGAGGAGCGCTGCGCCGCCATCCCCGACGAGGACCTGCACGTGCTCGGCTACTTCGAGTGGCTGGACGCGCTGGAGCGCGGTGTCGCCGCCCACCACGCCGGCATGCTGCCCAGGTTCAAGGAGGTCGTCGAGGAGCTCTTCCTCCAGGGCCTGGTCAAGGCGGTCTTCGCCACCGAGACGCTGGCGCTCGGCATCAACATGCCGGCCCGCTCGGTGGTGCTGGAGAAGCTGGTCAAGTGGAACGGCGAGAGCCACGCCGACATCACCCCCGGTGAGTACACCCAGCTCACCGGCCGGGCCGGGCGGCGCGGCATCGACGTCGAGGGCCACGCGGTGGTGCTCTGGCAGCGCGGCATCAACCCGGAGGCGCTGGCCGGCCTGGCCGGTACCCGCACCTACCCGCTGCGCTCGTCCTTCAAGCCGTCCTACAACATGGCGGTCAACCTGGTCGCGCAGTTCGGCCGGCACCGCTCCCGGGAGCTGCTGGAGACCTCGTTCGCCCAGTTCCAGGCGGACCGCTCGGTGGTCGGCATCGCCCGCCAGGTGCAGCGCAACGAGGAGGGCCTGGCCGGCTACGAGGAGGCGATGACCTGCCACCTCGGCGACTTCGACGAGTACATGAGCCTGCGCCGGCAGCTGAAGGACCGGGAGAACGAGCTGGCCCGCGAGGGCAGCAGCCAGCGCCGGGCCGCCGCCGTCGAGTCGGTCGAGGCGCTCAAGCCGGGCGACGTGATCCATGTGCCGACCGGCCGCTTCGCCGGCCTCGCGCTGGTCCTCGACCCGGGCCTGCCGCCGGTCACCCGCAGCCGGGCCGGCCTGCGCGGGCCCCGAACTCACCCAGACTATGACGACGGCCCGCGCCCGGTGGTGCTCACCGCCGAGCGCCAGGTCAAGCGGCTCGCCATGATCGACTTCCCGCATCCGGTGGTCGCCATCGAGCGGCTGCGGATCCCCAAGTCCTTCAACCCGCGCAGCCCGCAGTCCCGCCGCGACCTGGCCTCCACGCTGCGCACCAAGGCCGGCCACCTGGAGCCCGAGCGGTTCCGCAAGGGCCGGGCCGCCGCCGCCGACGATCCCGAGATCTCCCGGCTGCGCACCGAGTTGCGCGCGCACCCGTGCCACGGCTGCAACGAGCGCGAGGACCACGCCCGTTGGGCCGAGCGCTACCACCGGCTGCACCGCGACACCGAGGTGCTGGAGCGCAAGATGCGGTCCCGCACCCACACCATCGCCCGCACCTTCGACCGGGTCTGCGCGCTGCTCACCGACCTCGGCTACCTGTCCGGCGACACCGTGACCGCCGACGGCAAGCGGCTCGGCCGGCTCTACGGCGAGCTCGACCTGCTGGCCTCCGAGTGCATCCGCGAGGGCGTCTGGAAGGGCCTGGCCGCCGCCGAACTCGCCGCCTGCGCTTCGGCGTTGGTCTACGAGTCCCGCCAGGCCGACGACGCCGGCGCGCCCCGGGTGCCGGAGGGCAACGCCAAGGAGGCGCTCGGCCGGATGGTCCGGATCTGGGGCCACCTGGACGCCTTGGAGGAGCAGCACCGGATCAACACCGCCGAGGGTGTCGGCCAGCGCGAGCCCGACCTGGGCTTCGCCTGGGCCGCCTACCGCTGGGCGCTCGGCCACAGCCTGGACCAGGTGCTGCGCGACGCCGAGATGCCGGCCGGCGACTTCGTGCGCTGGACCAAGCAGTTGATCGACGTGCTCGGCCAGATCCAGGACGCGGCCGGTGAGGACGTCGAGCTGCGCGCCACCGCCCGCAAGGCGGTTGACGGGCTGCGGCGCGGCATCATCGCGTACTCCTCGGTGGGGTGA